One Fictibacillus halophilus genomic window, TTTTGATACAAAGCAAGAAGCTGCGTCTTATATCATCGGGTTTGGTGATCAGATGAAAATTATTTCTCCCTCCTCATTGATTGATTCAGTCAAGAGGATCGGTGAATCGGTACTATCTCTTTACAAGTGATGACTGTCTCTGGAATGCTTTGGAGTACAAAAAGTTTAACCAAACACAATAAATTAGCTATCGAAAAAGCGCTGTAAGTAAATGAACTGTATCTTTTATTTCTCCTAGAAACTGAATTTCTATAACAAAATATACATTTTTAATTCACCTTACCTTTCACGAAGGAAAACCATTTTTGTTAATTATAGGAAGGTGTTTTGTAAAAAAATGTAGAAATATACAGATATATAGAATATTAAGTTGGTGATAGGATGCGAAGAGTTGTAGTGACAGGTATGGGCGCTATTACACCCCTTGGTAATTCGGTTGAAGAAAGTTGGACGAAATTAATTCATGGTGAGTCTGGGATTGGTTTACTTACTCGTTTTGACTCAACTCATTTTTCTGCAAAAACGGCTGCTGAAGTTAAAGATTTTTGTCTTTCTAACTATATTCAGGTAAACGAGAGACATCGTATGGATCGGTTCACTGAATACGCCGTCGCTTCTTCTATAATGGCCATTCAGGATGCAAACGTGATCCCCGGTAAAACCGTCCATGAAGAACGCGTCGGCGTATCATTCGGAACAGCAATTGGGGGTATTGAAAGTTTTGAAAATACATATAAAGACCTGCAGAACGGTGGGTATCAAAATCTCTATCCCTTTTCTACAACAACGGTTATTTCAAATATGGCAGCGAGCCAAGTCGCGATTGCCATTGGAGCTAAAGGCGTAAATACGTGTGTCGTATTATCCTGTGCTTCCGGTTCAAATGCAATAGGAGATGCCTATCGAGCCATTCAGCGAGGTGATGCAGAAGTGATAGTGGCTGGAGGTTCTGAAGCTTCACTGACTCCTCTTGGAATCGGGGCTTTCTGTGCCATGGGAGCCATATCCACTAATCCTGATCCTAAAAGTGCTTGTAGACCTTTTGATAAGAATAGAGACGGCTTAGTCATGGGAGAAGGTGCAGGTGCAATCGTGCTAGAATCCCTTGATACTGCATTGAGTCGAAAAGCAAAGATTTATGGCGAGATCGTAGGTTATTCAACTGTTTCAGACGCTTATCATATTACGAGCCCCGCTCCAGGCGGTGAAGGAGCGGTTCGAGCGATGACAGGCGCATTATCAGAATCTCGCTTAGCGCTTGAAGACATTGATTATATTAACGCACACGGAACGAGCACCACCTATAATGATAGATTCGAAACAGAAGCCATCAAAAGCTTCTTAAAGAAAAGAGCTTACGACGTTCCGATCAGTTCCACTAAATCTATGACCGGTCACATGATGGGTGCTGCGGGTGCAGTTGAAGCCATTTTTACTCTTCTTGCTATTAAGACGGGAATCATTCCTCCTACTGTAAACTTACATACGAGAGATGAAGTATGCGATTTGGATTATGTACCAAACGAAGCCCGGAAAACCACTATAAAAGCAGCACTTAGTAACGCACTAGGCTTTGGTGGACACAACACTGCCCTACTTTTTCAAAAGTATGAAGCTCGTTTATAAAGGAGAGATTCGTTATACAATTCGTTAGAAATTATGGCCTGTTATTCGTTTACGCAAGTTTGTTTTTTCTTAGTATCATCTTTTTCTCATACAGATGGTACAGCTGGGGAGCATTTTCGGTGTTATCGTTGTTCCTGCTTTATAGAACAAACTTAAAATATCGATCGACCCTATCCCTGTTCATCTTCTTTTTGTTAGGGTTGATTTTGTATATTTTAGGAATGGACTTAATTGCCGAGTGGGGACTTTCCATAGAAACAAAGATTATCTTAAACAGAATTTTACTTTTATTTATCATCCTAGGAGCTGTTATCTCTGTAAAACTTTTTAAACAAAGAGTGAATTTCTTTACTAAGATGCCAGACTGGAACGGTGAGATCGTATTTCCTCATCATACGATAAAAACACTAACCTTTTTGATGTTTGGTTTGCTCGGATCGACGACAATCCTTTTGCCACTCCTATTCATAGAGAATACAAGCTTTACAAGATCATTACTGGTATTTGCATTGATCTTTTCACTGTTCAATGCTGTTCTGGAGGAGTTACTTTGGAGAGGGATATTGTTATCTTTTCTAAGAGAGTACACCTCTACCTTTTATGCTTTTCTCATTACTAGCGTTGGGTTCGGTCTGTTACATCTATCCATCGGAATTCCTCTCATCATGAGTATTCTGTTTTCGTTTGGAGGACTATTTTATGCTTTTGTGGTGTTAAAGACGAATAGTATATACCCTGCTATCGTGTTTCATTTTGTCATAAACATAGGGATGGTTCTTAACGGTTGGATCATGTAATTCTGTCTTGTCTTGTTCTGATTCATGCAGAAACAAAAAACAATCAAATCAAAAAAAAAGAATCACAACCGGATTCGTTGTGATTTCCTCATTTGTCTGTGGAAGGACAAGAGATACTTCAAGCATTCATAATCATTAATTCTTTTCAAATACATCTACGAGTTGTTTAGGAACAAAGACGTAATCATCCATAAAACCTTCAGAGTCATCCACTTCTAGCGGTCCAACTTTTCCCGTCCAAAAATTGATTCTATATATTTTATAGTTTGGAAGAAGTTCCTTAATGTTTATTATGCTGTTCTTTGCATTATTGTGATGTTCTATTGTGATTACAGGTTTAGCGTGTTCGATCAGATGAAGTGCTCCTTGGATGACCTGAAGTTCGTAACCTTGTGTATCAATCTTTATCAAACGGACTTCTTCTTTTATATCACGTGATAAAAATGTATCAAGTGTTATTGTATCCACTTCCACCTCAGTAAAATCAGAACCAATCCCATCATAATATTCAACAGCCGACATTCCACGATTGTAATTCGAATCGTTTTGCATATAGAAATTGATCCTACCATCAACATCTCCAACAGCGAGTGAGTGTGCCTTTAGATTTTGGAATCTGTTCAACTCATTGTTTCTGACCAGTTGTTTGTATATTTTCTGATGAGGTTCAAAACATATACATTCTACGTTCGAGTAAAGACTTGCAGCGTGTAATGCATGGTACCCAATATTCGCCCCTATATCTAAAAAGACCCCACCCTCTCTTAAGAATGTCCCGAGCTTCTTTACAAGATACGGCTCCCAGTTTCCTTGTTTTATAATTGTCTCTTCAATAAATCCGGGAATCTTTAGGTCCATCCTAAACGGATGACCTTCCCCGTTTAACAGTGTAACGATTTGGGATGCACTCGTAGTCTGATTGTGCATCTTGTCTTCCAGCATTTTCTTATTATTATCTAGATGTTCGTAGCTTGGGTGGAGCTTCCTTGCTTCTTCATTATGATCATAAGACTTTTCATAGTTTTTTAATTGATAATAACAAACACAAAGTTGAATGTGTGGCAGCCATGTCCAACAAGAATCGTAATAAAGCATTCCTACCTCTAGTGGCTTATCAAGTTCGGTTGCTTTTGTATACCAAAAGACCGCTTGTTCTAACTGGTTCTGTTGTAAGAACCGATAACCAAGTCGACAACAGATCTCAGCTCGAGGCTTGTCATATTGAAATGATCGGTAACAATATTCTCTTTCTTTCTCATCATTTGAGAGTTGGTGATAGATATCTGCCACTTCATTACAGATGAAAATCTTTATGTCGTCCTCCACTTCAACTGAGTTCAGTAGTTTTTCATAGAGATCTATAGCTTGCTCAAATTCTTTCGTCTTTTTGAAATAGTTTGCAGCTGGAAGGAGGTGTTCAACTATATCCTTTTCTCTATTTCGTTCTTGAGATTTATGAATGACTTTTTGATAGACAGCTAGATATCCCTCTGTCATATGTTCAACTGTAAAATGATCCGAAACATAGTCTCTCAATCGATTTGGCTCAGATTGTAACGCTTCTAAACTCTTAATCATTTCATCGGTAGTCTGACAAACCTGAGAAGGAAAAGATTTTAACACTTCAGAAACAGCACCGTTATCAAGAGCCACAACAGGAGTACCACATGCCATCGCTTCTACCATCACAAGTCCAAACGGTTCTTCCCATGACGTAGGAAAGACAAGACAAGCTGCTTCTTTTAATAGTTTAAGACGATACTCTCCCCCAACTTCTCCTACATATTCCACATTGCTTAGTTTCTTAATTCGAGGTTCGATCTCTGTTTGAAAATATTCGGAATTGAATACAGGTCCTGCTATCTTCATACGCCTTTTTGTACGCTCAGCTATGTCTAGAGCATGATGAATACCTTTATGAGCACTTATAACGCCTAGAAAAAGTAAATAGTCTTCCTTTATCGGCTGAAAAGGATACTCATTTAAATCAATTCCGTTATAAACAAAATACCCATAGCCTTTTCCCACATGTTCAAGCGCTCGTTTACTGAGATATATAGGATGTTCAATTTCATTGTTCAAGCTATCATGGATGGTGCAGACAGTTGGTACTGACAGTTTCAACCTCCCGATCACTGAAAGGTGTGTGTGATCATGAATGACATCCACTTCGTCAGGCAAAGTTTCCTTTACATAAACCGCAATATGTTCAGGTCTTCCCGCTTCATGATGATAGGGAATTAACTGAGCACTTGTCTGGCTACCTTCTCTTGCATACAAATAAACGTCATGGCCTTGTCTTACACTTTCTTCGACAAGGGCATGAATCATCCGTTCGATTCCTCCATAGTTTAGCGGCGGTACAGGATAAAAGTCAGGCGCAACATGCACGATTCTCATATCTTCACCTCAATCTTGTGCTTCTCTTCGAGCAATTTTTTATTGTGAAGGACATGTTCATCACTAGGACGATGTTTACGTGCTTGTTCGTTATGTTCATAAGACTTCTCAAACTCTCCAAGATGATAGTAACAAATACATAGTTGCAGGTGAGGAAACCATGACCAGTAGGCTTCTTGTATAAAACCCAAATGGTCTTCAGGCTTTTTTAGTTCAATCGCTTGCTTAAACCAAAATCGGGCTTGGTCATATTTTTGCTGTTTTAAAAATAATGAACCGAGGCGACAGCACAACTCCGCTCTTGGTGGATCATAATCGAATGATTTCATGGCCACTCGAAATGCATCATCAAACTTGTCCGTCATCATATAAATTCCGCTCAAGCGGTAACAAGCCGAGATAATATCTTCACTCCATCCGTTTTTTTCTTTTATAAATTTTTCATAGATGATTGAAGCTTTCTCGTACTGTTGATTGTCCATCAATTCGTTTCCATAGTAGTATAAATCACGAGGAGAGAAAGTCTCTCCTCGTGTAACTCTATTCTCAAAGATAGCTAGATTACGTCCAGAGTGGCCATGTGTTCTCGTATGTGTGACCACAATATCTGAATGCTTGATGTTACCACTCACATTCAAATATTCATGAACGGGACCGACCCATTGAAAATTTTTACTTCGTTTGACGAGCCGATTTCGTCTAAGACTCGTTGTCACGTTTCCAAATTCATCAAACGCGTAGTTATATAACATCGTTACAGAATCGATCGAATCTACTAACTCTTTCTTTAAACTTACTAGTTTTGCTTGATCTTCTTTTAACAGAAGATCATCCGCATCAAACCAAAGGATGTAGTCCTTTGTCGCTTGAGCGAAAGCGAAATTACGAGCTGCTGAAAAATCATAGATCCAGTGGAAATCATAAACAAGAGAAGTAAAAGATCTCGCAATCTTCTTCGTATGATCTGTTGAGCCCGTATCTACGATGATGATCTCATCTACCACTGAAGAGATTGATTCTAAGCATTTTCCAAGTGTGCTTTCTTCGTTTTTTACAATCATACAAAGACTGATGCTACACATAACAATCCTCCTAAATTCCAGTGTTTAAGAATACTGTGTAAGCAGCGCTATTTGCGGCTATAGGGTTTGCGTATAAAGAGATAGCATCTGTTCTCGACACAACATTCCCCGCTATGATAGTCGTCCAGCTAACTGAACCAGGACCCACTACGTAAGGACTTCCATTCGAAACAAAAATAGGTTGTGCCCCTACATCTGTTGGACGTATTGAGAAGATAAGTGTTCCTGAAGTCACTGCAGTTATATTCAAAGTGATCCTTGAAATTATATTTCCCGCAGCAGGAACAACCGCGTTATTTATGACATCAAAACAGATTTCATAGATGTATGTTCCAACAGGTATATTATTCGAGTTAAGTGCAGCTGAAAAACTTACAACAGAGCCTGATCCTCCTGTGACATACGGAATTGCTTGTGACAAGGCTCCCGGAGAACCCGCTAGACGCTGAAATCCATTATTAGCTCCCGTGAACGTGATGGGTTTGGTTGAACCAGTCGCCGCTGGCCCTGTGGCACCAGTCGCTCCTGTAGGTCCTGTTGGACCGGTAGCCCCAAGTGCACCAGTAGGTCCCGTTGGACCTGTTGAACCTTGAGTTCCTGTAGGACCCGTCGCACCTTGTTGACCGATTGGGCCTTGAGCTCCTTGGGGACCCGTCGGACCGGTTGGACCTGTTGGACCCAAATCCCCCGTTGGACCTCGGTCCCCTGTTGGACCTTGAGCTCCTTGGGGGCCGGTTGGTCCCAGATCTCCGGTTGGTCCCAGGTCTCCAGTTGGACCTTGGGCTCCTTGGGGACCGGTTGGTCCCAGATCTCCGGTTGGACCTCGGTCTCCCGTTGGACCTAGCGCTCCTTGGGGACCGGTTGGTCCTTGAGGACCGGTCGGACCCTGCTGACCAATCGGACCTGTTGGACCTATATCACCCGTTGGACCGGTTAAACCGGTCGGTCCTATCACGCCTGTTGGGCCGGTAACTCCAGTCGCTCCTTGGGGACCAAGTGCACCCGTTGCACCCTGTGGACCTTCAGCGCCTGTTGGACCTTGTGCACCAGTTGCTCCTTGTGGGCCGGTCGCTCCTTGAATACCAGCTATTCCTTGTGGACCAGTTGGCCCTGTTACACCTTCACCTGTTGGACCGGTTGGACCGGTCGGACCAATTTCTCCCGTTGGGCCAGGTGGACCTCCCGACGGACCTGTTGGACCCGTTGGACCTGTTGGACCTCCTGCTGGTCCCGTTGGACCAGTCGGTCCGGTTTCACCCGTACCTCCTTGTGTGCCATCGGTTCCTGCAGGACCTGTTGGGCCGGTTATTCCAATTCCAGGTGCACCCGTGGCTCCCGTTGGACCGAGAGCACCTGTTGCTCCCTGGGGTCCCGTCGCTCCTTGCGGTCCTGATTCACCGGTTGGACCTGTTGGACCTGCTATACCTTGCGCTCCAATTGGACCTTGTTGTCCTTGAGGACCAATAAGCCCCTGATCTCCTTGAGGTCCTTGTTGGCCGGTTGGACCCTGTGCACCTAAAGGCCCCGTTGGACCAAGAGGGCCAGTGGGTCCAACATGTCCAGTTGGACCCAGGTCTCCGGTTGGGCCTTGTAATCCTTGTGGACCGGTAGGACCTGGGTCTCCGGTAGGGCCGAGGTCTCCAGTCGGACCTTGAAAACCTTGAGGACCTGTTGGACCAAGATCTCCAGTTGGACCAAGGTCACCGGTAGGGCCTTGTAATCCTTGTGGACCAATAGCACCTTGAGGACCTGTTGGCCCTGTTAATCCGATTGAACCTGTTGGTCCTTGTTGCCCGATTGGACCTGTAGCCCCTACCGGTCCCTGTGTTCCCTGTATTCCTTGTGGTCCTGTCGGTCCTGTTGGGCCTGTTGGACCAGTCGGACCCGTCGGACCTCCTGAAGGTCCTGGTGGGCCAGTCGGACCCGTTGGACCTATTATAGGAAAGTAATTGGCACAGAAATCATTTGATTCGTCTAACTTTGATTCCTGAATCTCTTTAATCTGCTTAGAAAGACTTGTAGGGATAAGCGCTTCCCAAAACAGACCGGTATACCGATAAAAAGTTTTCGTGTTTATATCTAGAAACAAACTTCCTATTTCTGCTTTAATCGGCCGATCAATTAACTTACCTTCCTGTATAAAGGGTGCTCCTCCCCCGTTAATAACATAATTATCGGTAAGACCATTTAATGGTTGGGTTAATTCATCTGAGAAAACCTTACTCTTACCAGAACCCCCATTCTTACGCTTCTTCGATGTCATAATAAAACCTCCAGTAGGGTGCTAATGCTTCTATAAAAATATTCATTTATACTGCGTTTTATACACTGAAGATTCGACTAATTGTACCCGTTAAGCTCACATAAAAAGGAGTTTATAAACAAAATGTGAAGAAAGAATGACCGGAAGAAAGGGTATCGGTTCCCCGATACCCTAACATTTCATATTTTAGTTGTTTTATTTAAAAGCATATTTATAGAGTGTTCTAAAGTAAATAAGAAGAAGAATGAAAATCATTAAAACCGGAAAAAGAATTTCGCCTTCTGATGGAACAAGTTTAAATTTCTTTCTTGAATCTGATATTACAATTACACCTGTGTAAATAATGTCAAAAACAAAGAATCCCTTCCAAAAGATCTTATGGAAAATGTTCTTTTTGTACACATATCCATAGATTCCCAAGAGGCCTATCACCGTGATTATGGGGTTAATGAGGTCCTTAAAGCTCTTTATATCGAGCCAAAGAAAGTTGTACGTGGAGAGCAGTAAGAATAACCAAAAGTAAACCTTCAAATAGCACCTCTCTCTTGTGTTCTTTGATGCTTATTTTATTGTATAGGTTCTGCTCCAATTTTGTTCATCTGTTTAAATAAATGTGCATTTAACTAATAATTCTCTTCTGTTTCTCAAGTGTTATATTTTGTTGGATTGTCTAATGCACAAACACTTCTATAAAGTTTTTCACAAAAGATATTCCGACAGAAATATCCCCTTCTTACCATTTACCTTAGAGGATATATCACCTGTACATCTTTCTCTCTCATGAGAGATTCATAATACCAATAATTGTGATCAGCTCCATGAATACAAAGAATTCTTTTACCTTTATGCTTTCTAATCGATTGTTTTACTCTTGCAGTCATTATGAAATGTCTAGCGTTCCATTCAATATTTTGAACATCAGGATTTATGGTATGTAACCAAGCATACATTTCTTTGGTAACAGCGTCGTATTCAAACGAGTTAAATGGAATGTTCGCTTTATTCCATAACAAAAGCTGTTTTTCATTCCAACGATGTAATTCATTCTCTAATCTTCTCTTAACTTCGGAATCGTACCTATCAAAAGGACCTTCTTCAAAGACATCCTCTTCAAACCAATTTACGGGAACAAACTCAATTCCCTTCTCTTCACACAAAGGAAATATCAATCTAGGATATTCGTTTTGTGTTTCTCCTAAAATTCCACCAGGATCTCTTTCATTTAAGTATAGCTCCCAGCTTAGTGGATGAACTTCTCCACAGATCACATCAGGATTAAATTCTGTAATCAATTGTTTGACAAGCGACAAAGGGTAGTTATACTTTCTCTGCAATTCTTCATCATGAGTCATACCTAAAATACCAACAGTAGTAACAATAATAGTCACCTCCTAATAATTTTAGTAGTATTAAATAGTAAATTTTTGGTAATGCGAAATAAAAATGAGGTGATTTTTCTGAACAGCATGACTACGGGATTTGTATGTACATTAGCTGGATTTACCTTTCTAATGGTAACCTTTACTCTCTCTGAGCCATTTTTATTATGGGCATGTTTACTAGGAGCAAGCATTATTGTAAATGTAGTAGCAACTGCCCTATTTTTTAAAACTATGAAAACAACAAAATAAGATGCTGATCCATAATGACCTTAAGTTTAAGGTCACTTTTCTTTAACAATAAATTAGAGCACTCGTTTTTTCCTACGGAGTAACAAGAATGGTAAACCTAACACAAAGTACAATACACCTGGAAAGAACACTAACAAAGGAAATCGGAAATCGAACCCCATTAAATTAGAGACGGGTACATTTTCTACGTAAAGATATCCTCCTAATAGAAAAATACTTAATTTGAATAGAGCTAATAAAAATACAGTTAAATTCGACTTGTTCTTACTAAAGATATCTGAGTACATGAAAATAAATACACACATAAGAAATAGGGCATACATAAAAGAAAACAGCAAAAAACTACAGCCGAATATACCTGCACATAGAATGATATAGAAAGCGATTAAGCTAACTTTCATAGAATTCCTTCCTCATTAGTATTTTGATCTCGAATGGTTTATCCACTTAAATATCAAAGTATGCATTTAAGAATTCATAAAAAGTTAACCATGTAGGATCTAATTCTCCACGTAACAGCTTTTCATCCCCACCCTCAAAATCAACTGTAAAAACATGATCAGTTAACGTGTCAAGAACGAGTACAGCGTTTGCACTCATTTCACTTAGAACCAAATATTGTTTCGTAAAATTGTGTTCAACTCGAGCACTTCGAGTGTGGGACTCAATTTCTGTTATATCAAGAAGTTCAAAGGCTACACTCTCTTCCCAAAAAGGTCCTTCATACCTGTTATAAAACCATTTGAACGTATTTGAGGGATTTGATTCTAACCTTACTAAACTATCTTGCACTTGATTTTTATCAGTGCGTTTATAGAGATCATCATGAAGGATTATCTCTAATGAATTGAATAGATTATTCACACTTACCATCTCCCTATTGGTCCTAGCTCTTTTTAAGTGTATATTCCGATGAGTTTTAGCCGTGTAAGAATATCGGTTTTTCCAATTTAATCTGTTTACATAAGTTAACCTAACCAGTTATTGTTATATGCAATAAATCCTAGAAGAGCACCGATACAACCACCAAAAACTAGAGCTGCTATCTGTCTTTTCATTTTGTTTTTTATCCTTTCGTTAATCCTTCGAAATTTTATGTATAATACGAATTCGATTGTATTTCTTTAAATTTCACTAATATGGACTTCCATACCTCTTCGCTTTCTGTTAAGAAATGTCCAGCTTCTTCTAGATAGTGGGTTTGTACATGAGGGATTTTATTAGCCATGTTTTTCACTTCAATGATAGGTGAAAAAGTATCTTTCTCGCCATGCCAAACGATTACAGGTGTTGTTAGCGCCTCTGCTTTGAACCCCCAATCTTTTGTTAATAATTTGCTTTCTTCCATCACTCCATCTACTCCTTGTCGGTATGCTTCTTTAGAATGCAGCACGCCATTTTCAAGAACGTCTCCATTTTGAAGCATTTTGTTGTCCCATTCTGAGAGATAAGAACCACCTTTTTTTAGATTTTCTATGTATAAATCAGGTTTCTGATCAATTAATTTTTTCTTGGACTTCTCTATCAACTTAAGCAACCACGGAAAGTGATTTGTAAGATAAAAAGCCAAACAATTCTCTTTTGACATGGTTTTAGGAGGTTTACCATTTACAAACGGTGTAGCCGTACAAACTAAAATACAGGTGTCGACCATTTTTGGGAGAGCATACGTAACAGCTGCAGCGAATGCTCCACCTCCCGATACACCTAACACGGAAAACTTTTCTAACTGTAAATGTTCTGCAAGTTCTTCAATATCTTGAGCATAATCAAGTAGTTTGAGCTTATGTTTCTTATCCGATAAACCGTAGCCAGGACGATCAGTAGCAATCAAATAAATGCCTAATTCTTTTGCGATTGGATCATCTTCTGTAAACCACACTCTTGAACCTGGTGTTCCGTGAAATAAGAATAATGGAATTCCTTCTGGATCTCCAAATACGGAATAACCTAACCTTCTTCCGTCAGATAAAACCTTGGTGTTATCATTCATAGCCAATCTCCCTTATCAAAAGCCGTTTTAGAAGTTTGAAAATAAGAGAATACAGTCCTTCTATATCTTCATTTTATCATTCTGGTTTGTAAGTTTAATCCATTTATATGTCTTTTTATGTATTTTTTTGT contains:
- a CDS encoding tetratricopeptide repeat-containing glycosyltransferase family 2 protein; protein product: MCSISLCMIVKNEESTLGKCLESISSVVDEIIIVDTGSTDHTKKIARSFTSLVYDFHWIYDFSAARNFAFAQATKDYILWFDADDLLLKEDQAKLVSLKKELVDSIDSVTMLYNYAFDEFGNVTTSLRRNRLVKRSKNFQWVGPVHEYLNVSGNIKHSDIVVTHTRTHGHSGRNLAIFENRVTRGETFSPRDLYYYGNELMDNQQYEKASIIYEKFIKEKNGWSEDIISACYRLSGIYMMTDKFDDAFRVAMKSFDYDPPRAELCCRLGSLFLKQQKYDQARFWFKQAIELKKPEDHLGFIQEAYWSWFPHLQLCICYYHLGEFEKSYEHNEQARKHRPSDEHVLHNKKLLEEKHKIEVKI
- a CDS encoding type II CAAX endopeptidase family protein — translated: MLSLFLLYRTNLKYRSTLSLFIFFLLGLILYILGMDLIAEWGLSIETKIILNRILLLFIILGAVISVKLFKQRVNFFTKMPDWNGEIVFPHHTIKTLTFLMFGLLGSTTILLPLLFIENTSFTRSLLVFALIFSLFNAVLEELLWRGILLSFLREYTSTFYAFLITSVGFGLLHLSIGIPLIMSILFSFGGLFYAFVVLKTNSIYPAIVFHFVINIGMVLNGWIM
- a CDS encoding alpha/beta fold hydrolase, with translation MNDNTKVLSDGRRLGYSVFGDPEGIPLFLFHGTPGSRVWFTEDDPIAKELGIYLIATDRPGYGLSDKKHKLKLLDYAQDIEELAEHLQLEKFSVLGVSGGGAFAAAVTYALPKMVDTCILVCTATPFVNGKPPKTMSKENCLAFYLTNHFPWLLKLIEKSKKKLIDQKPDLYIENLKKGGSYLSEWDNKMLQNGDVLENGVLHSKEAYRQGVDGVMEESKLLTKDWGFKAEALTTPVIVWHGEKDTFSPIIEVKNMANKIPHVQTHYLEEAGHFLTESEEVWKSILVKFKEIQSNSYYT
- a CDS encoding SMI1/KNR4 family protein encodes the protein MNNLFNSLEIILHDDLYKRTDKNQVQDSLVRLESNPSNTFKWFYNRYEGPFWEESVAFELLDITEIESHTRSARVEHNFTKQYLVLSEMSANAVLVLDTLTDHVFTVDFEGGDEKLLRGELDPTWLTFYEFLNAYFDI
- a CDS encoding FkbM family methyltransferase translates to MRIVHVAPDFYPVPPLNYGGIERMIHALVEESVRQGHDVYLYAREGSQTSAQLIPYHHEAGRPEHIAVYVKETLPDEVDVIHDHTHLSVIGRLKLSVPTVCTIHDSLNNEIEHPIYLSKRALEHVGKGYGYFVYNGIDLNEYPFQPIKEDYLLFLGVISAHKGIHHALDIAERTKRRMKIAGPVFNSEYFQTEIEPRIKKLSNVEYVGEVGGEYRLKLLKEAACLVFPTSWEEPFGLVMVEAMACGTPVVALDNGAVSEVLKSFPSQVCQTTDEMIKSLEALQSEPNRLRDYVSDHFTVEHMTEGYLAVYQKVIHKSQERNREKDIVEHLLPAANYFKKTKEFEQAIDLYEKLLNSVEVEDDIKIFICNEVADIYHQLSNDEKEREYCYRSFQYDKPRAEICCRLGYRFLQQNQLEQAVFWYTKATELDKPLEVGMLYYDSCWTWLPHIQLCVCYYQLKNYEKSYDHNEEARKLHPSYEHLDNNKKMLEDKMHNQTTSASQIVTLLNGEGHPFRMDLKIPGFIEETIIKQGNWEPYLVKKLGTFLREGGVFLDIGANIGYHALHAASLYSNVECICFEPHQKIYKQLVRNNELNRFQNLKAHSLAVGDVDGRINFYMQNDSNYNRGMSAVEYYDGIGSDFTEVEVDTITLDTFLSRDIKEEVRLIKIDTQGYELQVIQGALHLIEHAKPVITIEHHNNAKNSIINIKELLPNYKIYRINFWTGKVGPLEVDDSEGFMDDYVFVPKQLVDVFEKN
- a CDS encoding collagen-like triple helix repeat-containing protein, which gives rise to MTSKKRKNGGSGKSKVFSDELTQPLNGLTDNYVINGGGAPFIQEGKLIDRPIKAEIGSLFLDINTKTFYRYTGLFWEALIPTSLSKQIKEIQESKLDESNDFCANYFPIIGPTGPTGPPGPSGGPTGPTGPTGPTGPTGPQGIQGTQGPVGATGPIGQQGPTGSIGLTGPTGPQGAIGPQGLQGPTGDLGPTGDLGPTGPQGFQGPTGDLGPTGDPGPTGPQGLQGPTGDLGPTGHVGPTGPLGPTGPLGAQGPTGQQGPQGDQGLIGPQGQQGPIGAQGIAGPTGPTGESGPQGATGPQGATGALGPTGATGAPGIGITGPTGPAGTDGTQGGTGETGPTGPTGPAGGPTGPTGPTGPSGGPPGPTGEIGPTGPTGPTGEGVTGPTGPQGIAGIQGATGPQGATGAQGPTGAEGPQGATGALGPQGATGVTGPTGVIGPTGLTGPTGDIGPTGPIGQQGPTGPQGPTGPQGALGPTGDRGPTGDLGPTGPQGAQGPTGDLGPTGDLGPTGPQGAQGPTGDRGPTGDLGPTGPTGPTGPQGAQGPIGQQGATGPTGTQGSTGPTGPTGALGATGPTGPTGATGATGPAATGSTKPITFTGANNGFQRLAGSPGALSQAIPYVTGGSGSVVSFSAALNSNNIPVGTYIYEICFDVINNAVVPAAGNIISRITLNITAVTSGTLIFSIRPTDVGAQPIFVSNGSPYVVGPGSVSWTTIIAGNVVSRTDAISLYANPIAANSAAYTVFLNTGI
- the fabF gene encoding beta-ketoacyl-ACP synthase II is translated as MRRVVVTGMGAITPLGNSVEESWTKLIHGESGIGLLTRFDSTHFSAKTAAEVKDFCLSNYIQVNERHRMDRFTEYAVASSIMAIQDANVIPGKTVHEERVGVSFGTAIGGIESFENTYKDLQNGGYQNLYPFSTTTVISNMAASQVAIAIGAKGVNTCVVLSCASGSNAIGDAYRAIQRGDAEVIVAGGSEASLTPLGIGAFCAMGAISTNPDPKSACRPFDKNRDGLVMGEGAGAIVLESLDTALSRKAKIYGEIVGYSTVSDAYHITSPAPGGEGAVRAMTGALSESRLALEDIDYINAHGTSTTYNDRFETEAIKSFLKKRAYDVPISSTKSMTGHMMGAAGAVEAIFTLLAIKTGIIPPTVNLHTRDEVCDLDYVPNEARKTTIKAALSNALGFGGHNTALLFQKYEARL